Proteins encoded within one genomic window of Oryza brachyantha chromosome 7, ObraRS2, whole genome shotgun sequence:
- the LOC102703229 gene encoding protein RETARDED ROOT GROWTH-LIKE-like: MELCRIRTFHKSLHLLLHAHAPAPAPSRTLGTLARSPLPLPLPPRRPPLLLRTFASVSSAAGRDLDPPPAPLPPPPPDELASEDDAYYHEHILEATQEDKSRLVPVKAYFPCTSINLKSLQSQNSFNVIPPTSRATNYVVLRYYDVKGDPEGFKAGIIDESHCHYMVVFQYGSIVLFNVSDHEADGYLKIVEKHASGLLPDMRKDDYAVVEKPTLETWMQGGLDFIILRDLSIDGIRTIGSVLGQSIALDYYIRQVDGMVAEFTDINRGMEKTGTFTMERKKLFQLVGKANSNLADVILKLGLFERSDIAWKNANYAQIWEYLRDEYELTQRFGNLDFKLKFVEHNIRFLQEILQNRKSDFLEWLIIILISVEILISVYNIVQEQM; encoded by the exons atggAGCTGTGTAGGATCCGAACCTTCCATAAgagcctccacctcctcctccacgcccacgcccccgcccccgccccttCCAGAACCCTCGGAACCCTAGcccgctcccctctccctctccctctccctccccgccgccccccgctcctcctccgcacCTTCGCCTCCGTCTCCTCGGCCGCCGGGAGGGACCTCGACCCCCCGCCCGCACCCTTGCCGCCTCCACCCCCTGATGAGCTCGCCTCCGAAGACGACGCCTACTACCACGAGCACATTCTCGAGGCAACGCAAGAGGACAAGAGTCGCCTCGTTCCCGTCAAGGCATACTTCCCCTGCACCAG CATCAACCTCAAGAGCCTCCAGTCCCAGAATTCCTTCAATGTAATTCCACCCACTTCGCGTGCTACCAACTATGTCGTCCTCAGGTACTACGATGTCAAGGGAGACCCAGAG GGTTTTAAGGCTGGTATCATAGATGAAAGTCATTGCCACTATATGGTGGTTTTCCAATACGGGTCCATTGTGCTGTTTAATGTTTCTGATCATGAAGCGGATGGATACCTTAAAATTGTTGAGAAGCATGCATCAGGGTTACTTCCAGATATGAGAAAAGATG ATTATGCTGTTGTTGAGAAGCCTACCTTGGAGACATGGATGCAGGGTGGACTTGACTTCATCATACTTAGGGACCTAAGTATCGACGGTATTCGTACAATTGGAAGTGTCCTTGGTCAGAGTATCGCCCTTGACTATTATATCCGTCAA GTGGATGGAATGGTAGCTGAGTTCACGGATATAAATCGTGGAATGGAAAAGACTGGTACCTTCACTATGGAAAGGAAAAAGCTTTTCCAATTGGTAGGAAAGGCTAACTCTAACCTGGCAGATGTTATTCTCAAGCTTGGGCTTTTTGAAAG GTCAGACATTGCTTGGAAGAATGCAAACTATGCTCAGATCTGGGAGTACCTTCGAGATGAATATGAGTTGACCCAAAGATTTGGGAACCTTGATTTTAAGTTGAAGTTTGTTGAG CACAACATTCGGTTTCTTCAAGAGATCCTTCAGAACAGGAAGTCTGATTTTCTGGAATGGCTTATCATAATTTTGATTAGTGTGGAGATCCTGATATCTGTTTATAACATTGTTCAGGAGCAAATGTAG